The window AGATGAGGGCGAAGCTGCGCAGCATCCACTCGCGGTGCTGGGCGAAGCGGCGCCGACGCGCCATCCGGTAGCCGATGACGGTGAAGGACAGCCACAGGAGGGCCCAGATGACGTTGCTGATCTGGACGCTGGTGCCGAAGTGGCTGAGCGGGGCGATGAGCAGCCCGGGGACGCCCACGAGCGGGATTCCGGCCAGGACGTAGACGCGGCCGCTCCAGCGGTGCACGGCCGGGTGGCGGGCGCGCAGCCACGGCCACACCTGGAGGATCACCAGCATCGTCAGCAGGGAGCCGCCGAAGACGTGGGTGACCAGTACCGGGTAGTACCAGGCGACGTCCCCGGGGAGGCCCACGCGCGCCTGGGCGGGGTCCAGGCCGAGGTAGGGCGGTAGGGCGTAGACCAGGAAGGTCGCGCTGAACAGGGCCAGGGGCAGGATCCAGGGGCGCTGCCACCAGCGGGGGCCGGGGCGCTGGGCGGTCCGCTCCGGAGGGGCGGCGGTCGCGGTCATGTCGTTCGTTCCTCTGCGGGAGACGGGTTACGGGGAGGGGACCGCGGCGCGGGGCCGGGCTCGCG is drawn from Nocardiopsis dassonvillei subsp. dassonvillei DSM 43111 and contains these coding sequences:
- a CDS encoding DUF2306 domain-containing protein; amino-acid sequence: MTATAAPPERTAQRPGPRWWQRPWILPLALFSATFLVYALPPYLGLDPAQARVGLPGDVAWYYPVLVTHVFGGSLLTMLVILQVWPWLRARHPAVHRWSGRVYVLAGIPLVGVPGLLIAPLSHFGTSVQISNVIWALLWLSFTVIGYRMARRRRFAQHREWMLRSFALIYGIAFSRVLTVVLVMAHLPRLESDYGGDADALGLAIAPANAFLSWIVPLLLVEWWLKYRRPRGRRPRAAA